Within the Triplophysa dalaica isolate WHDGS20190420 chromosome 2, ASM1584641v1, whole genome shotgun sequence genome, the region atgtggcaataatattcaatttattgtacaacaacacaacaattctCTTTGTAAAATATTCCACCTGAATAAAATATCCAATCAGTGTGTATGGAACAAAACTGAACAACTAGTTGTTGATGACATCACGGTACACACATTGGGACATCTGTTAACATAAGCTTCTAATAATTTGAATTCCAATAGTTCCTGTAgtcacatattgtttttcagcagccatgttaacagattagaacatttatacacagcacatgtgctaaaaaaacttttgaaacacaCAACCGTGTCAGAGGGTTGTTGgccaaacaacattagcattTGAAGGATTTTTAATATCTTCCTCACCTACAGTGGTACAGGAAAAGCACGGCATGCAAAGCAAGTGCACCAGAACACTCTGATAAAGGGGATGTTCAGACACAACCTGAAACCATTAAAGATTAGATaagaacaataatgttttttacattcaatcaCAGTCAGAAATTATAAGAATTCAACAACACTCAAAAGACATATGTTAAGCACAACAGTGACTGCCTCCGTTTATAGCAGTCtgtacatttaattacagtgaATATAAAGTTCAACTAATGAACGCTTAAATAACTTTCAGATCTAGATATAACATACTGTGTACATCATTTGTCTCtgttctaattattttttgttcttatttcattacttactttttgctgctttttaacaaataaacgttttatttacatatatgagcTCATGTGTTGTTGTAAGTTTTAGTAAGATTTAGTAATTGTTTGCTATTTGCTGTAATAAACCATCGCATCTACCTCGAGCATTGAAATAGCCAAACGCCTATCTTAAATTATGCTTTACACTTTATCGATGCTGCATGTGGCCTTTCAAGATTTTCCACATCAGACAGACCATGTGCTATCACGACAATAAATTACAAGATTATAATGCAAGAACGTTTCAAAACCCAGAACAGTATAAGAACAACAAGttggttcttattttatattttagtataagGAACTGTGTAAACTCAAAACACATTGCTTACCTCAGACGAATCGGTGGCGGTtggcaattaaatcaaatgtgcaGTCTATGCGCGTGCGCAGAACTCCGACTCCTCCCACCAAGTTTTCAACCAGTTTGCATCTGGATCAGTTCATCCATTGGCTGGTTAATTGTTTTGGCGCGATTTACATGATCACGACAGCTTCTcgcgtcatctgattggttgatttgagTCAGGTTCACGGGATACTTTGGATTCGAAAACTATATTCCCGCCCAGGATTCTTCTCGTCTCTTcttcaacggctgtttttaggTAAGTGTGGTCGgtgctgttgttgttaattGGAACAATTTTCTTAAACGAGTAATTTTATCTGAATCCTCCATGTATTTTCAGAGCCAGAGTGTGTTATTTAGTGGGGtttgaagcaaaattatttgagtaacGTAGGTTGACTGAGGATTTcttagagggttttgcatctgatattttaatatgcaacaggatcaatgtttttctattatttatgctTACAAATATTAAGATAATCAGCCTGCATAGGggcatttggaacaactaaatgtattgatttaaaacgtttaacctttgttttactatatagtttaaaaatgtattacttgttTGTCAggatttatacaatataatcatgatacatattcatttaaaaatgtattcacatgaaataacacatacaataatttcaaaatgtatctgattataaatgtataaatctcttAATTTGTAACTGCTCAAGTGTCTGCATGTTATATACAAGTGAATGGCACTCATTAATGTCCTTTATTGTTTTAGACATCACTAATTAGGGATccttaaacacattatattcTGGAATGGCTAAACTGTTAATGAAAATCTACTTCTTAGATAATatgagctttaaaatttgtttccATCTTTATGATATACATCTTTGACATGGGATTATTCACTTAATATTTGACCTAATTTTTGAATTAATTTGGCAGAAGTCCTCCAATCCACCATCAGCGAGACCGAACTCCTCCAGTCCAGCTACAGATAAGCTGCTGACCCATTTCAGAGGAGGAACATTGGCCATGACCCAAAAGGACCACTAAATCCTCAACTTTTTCTTGACACTTgtaagtgtatatttatatctctaaaaaatatctttaataaatatgagaTTGTGTGCTTGGTTTTATATGGATTTTaataagttttcaataaaaaacttatttgcAGCTCTTCTGCTTAATATCATCAATAATCAAGAGCACTGTGCTCTGTACTAATTGTGTATAAATTGCATTAAtccttttaaattgtttttctaaaacatgtgaccctgcctttgaaaacccagctgaagttgttttggacctaaaatcataacataatgtacataacattatgtgaaaatataatgttgatacattaaatattgactgactatggccatgtcaaagatctaaatcatattgaaatgaatgactgaaatCACACTTTGATACTCATTCTCTCAGAAttagatttcacagacagggtcacaaattgtaatggacatttaaaatgaaagttctgtctgatttactcaccctctagttgtttcaaacatgtataaatgtctttattcggttgaacacaaagagagatattttggaataatgttaacAACTATCAGTTCTGAAgcaccgtagtaggaaaaacatttcattttttggttctgttgaacacaaaagaagatattttgagtaatgtaggaaaacaaacagttctggggaacttttgattacattttacatttttcctactatgtcagTCAATGGTGCTTCAGAACAGCTGGTtgctaacattattccaaaatatctctctttctgttcaacagaacaaagaaatgtatacatgcttGGAACAACTACAGGCGGATTAATCCCTCTAATTATTTCTTAAGATTAAATAATGCTGTTTATaggttatgttcattttaatttttatctaaaaaagtacattagggattgtttaaagtatttaaataatatgaataaaaaattgttacaccttttattgcatttacttaATGTGCTTTATccgttattttatttacaccatagtttccacacttaaacattttttaaacgatgaactgaatttttttttttaaattaccaaaactatatttaataattatgtatgtCTTTCAGCTGCGGTGAGAAAAATTCCCTAACAAAAAAAACGGTCATATCCAGAGATGGCTTCAGCTTGCTCCGGATTGGGATGGAGGAAGAAGAGAACGGCTGAAGAGAAAGGAGATGATAAATAGCTGTGCCTCTCATTTAGAGCCTCAATAGCTTATGCGTGCGAACACAGCAATacattcatttccttttcatgtgcacacacgcagttatgtgttatgttgtttataaagtttaattttgtctttctttggtttataacgttttcatttagtccgtattcagtttcattttttcaagtgttaaggtactgttcatttaaagtctaaaggtttccgttttacataaaaatatgttcaacacaatgtgttcactttatttttatttgtaaataaaaaatgtttattgaaaaacaattcaggtattggaagttattttttcaaatgattttgGCAATCATAGGCTGTACTATGGCTAAATTTGGGGGTCTCTTTTTAAAAGCCGGCATTGATCTGGTTTACTTCTGGCTACGATACGGCACCCAGTATTAAAACCTACTCTGGGCCAGTTCAGGGCCAGTTATGGCTTATTAATTGGCGGAGGCTCGGACCAGTTGCGGCCCATATCTGGTCATGGTCTGTAATTTGGATCTGGGCCACCCTAGGGCCGTCATTCAATGTTGTATGTGGGCCGAGGGAAAAGTATTGGTGTGGGCCGGAGCTGGGCCAACACAAAATTGTTATGTGggaatgaatgtggtgtgaaattgtgtgaaatatacgatgaaggttgcagcattttgtctttcgactacacatgcaaagtccgcgatgggactgagttggaaatggagacacagagtgatacgcgtcaaaatctgaagaccacgcccacgcccacaccaaccgtctctttgcattgcgagaagctgccgcctccttgtcatttatgatttataacaaaaaaaatatatctaaaagctgatatgtgacaatgtgtatagcaaacaagctaacaagaaatacgtttttataagctgtcgatcCCCAAAAaagagcgttttaggacataaaagtggattaaaaatagatgacagaccctccaatcatcacgcagacgctcggaatccgggccagcccactcctccattcatcccagagacgcttagcgtccgtgggcgggacataatcgcagcattatccaatgaccgtcttgtttctaagcactgaaaaaaactgtttaaagcagccccattgaagtcaatggacgctgggcttcaacagagtaatgcactgtacgctatgggaatgaatgagaaggaaatcttgtcagccgacctaagtagctgattctgaacgaaattgttttcgttcgagatgaacgtgtttaacgcatttttagttaataaaatgttaacataatagtacatatatttgaccattcattttttgacaattataggggaagctgagcttcccttgcagtcttaaagaaattgCGTCTGTTCCCttgatggtggggcagccaagggcTATGTCGAAATCCCTCAGGTGGAGCGTGCGGTTGTggtgcacctgtgcccgcagacggctgccacctagAGGAATCGACCTCGCCTTCCGTCCAAAGcctgtaagacttcggcatctctggtggcgaaggcttacagtgctgcgggccaggctgcctcctctctccactccatggccatcctgcaggtccaccaggccaaggcATTGAGAGAgatccacgagggtaaggccgacccaggtataatgcaggatctccgtgccgtcACTGACCTCACTCTACGGGCAACCAAGGTgacggcacgggccctgggtcggatgATGTCCACactagtggtccaggagagacacctcagGCTCAACCTTGCGAAGATGAGTGACATCCaaaaagtccgctttcttgatgcacccatctcgcagggtgggctgtttggtgatacCGTCGAGAGCTTCGCACAGCAGTTCTCTGCGGTGAAGGAGCAGACGGAGGCTATAAGCCATATCCTACCGCGCCGCGACTCGGCCCCCCAGAGGCCTCCAAGTTCTCGTGCGACgtctgcttcccagcagcccagGGCCCcatcagggcctggcgcccacttactcacgaAGAGAGTTTCTGTTTCCCCTGGGTGTCCCTTCCAGCTGATCGCAAACaccactggactgtgcccggcaacCCGCCAACCCGACCTCACGTCCTGGCAAGGCGTAGGGTCGTACacacgacagctgtcaccactctcaaaccgagcTGTCCTACCAGGCAGGAAATAAGGCGGAGTCAACCTTCCTTCCGTGGGAATgttgaagcagaccgtcccctcggtccccctgtcacagtccctgggagcttgagaaaagctgcccacactgtctcggtggctaatgcggacggtccgtcttggctactcgatccagttcgccagaaaCCCTCCAAAGTTtcagggcatcatctctccctctctcagaggcagggacgcttCTGTacttcgggcagaggtctccacccttctggcgaaaaaGGCAATCAAGTCCATCCCTCATGTCCCTCAAGAACaagatgttcagcgggttttacatcccgtacttcatcgttcccaaaaAAGACCGTGGGTTGCGCCCCATTTTAGATCTGCGAACCCTGAACATGCCCCTTCACAAGAGGCGCATCctgcgtggcacaccggcagcaggcacACCTGTATGTAGTCgatatcgccactcatcacgactcagttgatggaaagtttctagggcagcacgacctggtcaccaggttcctaaggggcgcgagggGGCAGAAtccgcctcgtctccgctccgcTCTGGAACCCCctgaccaccacactggaaggttacagttttgcgaaagcttcgagatgacacgcccaggcctgttaccgttgcttcgctagagattgtgatgcGATTCAGCGTTGTGCCGTTTTCCATGGGCAACCCCATcagtcgttctcgacacaacgtcgagagaccgacagaaagggaacgtcttggttacgtctgtaacctcagttccctgatggagggaacgagacgttgtgtctttTATGCCACAAAACGTATcatattctgctgcagtcgtgagaggctctcaggctcttcagaacaaaaggtaaattaattttcattcgccaaatttcattggcattttctatagtagtcagagttgattggtcctcaagggcgaaccccatctgtcgttctcgacacaacatctcgttccctccatcagggaactgaggttacagacgtaaccaagatgtTATAAGTGTGGGGGGAAACAAGTAACGATGAAGATTCTGAAGTatgtaaaacagttttaaaagaaaataaacttgacttgctggcaaaacttaaaaataattcCTGGGGCATGGCTCGAAAGCTTCACCGCCATGCACGATCACTTAAAAAAGTCATACTACACTTCCTCAATAAGCCGCTAAGTTTTATACCTCATAAATGGGTCTACGACAAACAGTGCAGTGTAGTATGAGATATACACCGAATCTTTGTCCAGAAAAAGCTAAATgcacaaaaagaaaatgcacAAGTACAAACCAAGTATGCTTAGAAGTGAAAATATTAGGTACAAGTATTGGCCAAATATACCTAAACTTTTCACTCAGTAAAATCAAGTACACTTAAGAGTAAATTTAAGTATATTCCTAAGAAGTACATAAGAAATAGACTGAAAGTATGCTTTCCTATTTTAAGTTTGAAAGAAGTATACttatagcacacttgaataaaccTCTTTTTGATAAGGGCATTTATTTACTTGAAAAATATATGGAATGTCGGCACAACAAACCTCCAAAACTGTCAAACTGTTGCTTAAGACTCATAAAGTGTTTTGATCAAACTCTAAGATTAAGGACACTTAATTACAATGAATTGGTTGCAGATGCTGAGGAAGCGTTCTTAATGTTTTGACGATGATAAAGATGAAATGTGAAGGCATTAGCAGTGGTCATCAAGATTCACGACTAGTAAATGTCCATATTGCTATCTTGAGATGGTTGCAGTTCATTCTCTGTCAACTTGAGGTTAAAGGAATGCATATTTTTggaataattaataataataaataatgtgacTCAAAGGAGGgaacttttaatacttttatttcacAGCATACTTACTAAAATCTGAAtgtgtatttaattattatacagCATAAGCATTATCAAAGGCATTGTTGAGATTCGAAaagcaaaaacacacatatttgtattaaagaATGCTTATATATAAATGAGTAATATATAAGAGTTTCTGCTGCAGTATGATAGTATTTCCAGGCTGCTACTATCCTACAACCTACAACAGATCTAGAATAATGTACAGAACACATTTTCAGCATTTTGATACTACTCATCACATaaaaagagacagaaataatccaaagagagacagacacatgGAGAAGGAGTACAAGCCACTAAACCTTCCTCTTGCAGCTGAGACAGTGAGTCGCAGTGTGGCATAATTTAGATCAGTGGACCCTGGAGCTTCTGCCTCAATGGTGAGGGTGACATCAGTCCCAGACTTTGTGATGGAGGGCACGGTCAGGGTTGCGGTTCCCTGAGCACTTCTCCCTGACTCCACATTCAGGGAGCTGGGGACAGACACGCTGAAGCCGTTGCTAGTCCTGGCTCGGATAGTGTAGTTACCTGCTGTGGCATTAGTAGACACTGTAAAGTTGAAACTGAAAGGAACTCCAGGCGTTGTAGTGTTCTGTATTGGGGCCTTTCGAGAAAGAGATACaagttaacaaaatatataacacagtGATACTGATTTTTGAAACTTGAAATGTCAAAATCGTACACATTGTGCCTTTAACCGCTTTGAACAATGCAGTTGTTTGTGTAATGACCCTCTGTCAATGTTTTTAACATTACCTTAACAGTTATTCTAGATCCTTTACGATGATTAGATGACTGCCTCTGGAATCGGTTAGATGAGTTATTCAACAGCCCTTTAAGCCGAAGCCCAAATGTCCCCTCAGGGATTCTGTTAAGACTAACTAGGTAGTCTGTCCCGCCTACTGATTTGACGGATCCTTTGACAAAATTAGATTCTGAAGCATCAACTAGAAGCACATCAGTCACTGTGACCGATTCACCCCCAGTCACAGAGAGAAACAAGGTGGCGTTCTGACCTGATCAACAAATCAGAGTGGTTTAAAAATGGTGCAAAGGCATTCGAAAACTATACTACACATTTtgtatacttcatttttttatgaatacaacGGTATTGTACCAATAGAAGGGCGAGTGAAAATTTGTCCCCATGAGTCTGAATGACCTTCCTGACTTATCTCCACAAAGTACGAGAGGATGTTCACAGAACTCTGACCTGAACGATTTAACAATATTCCGGATTAAGGAATGTTTATTTCAATTACTTTTTATCAAACAGACAAGTTAAAAGATACAGGATAGAAAATATTCAACTTTATACCAATGACTCTCAGAGTGTAGGAACTTGTTGAGTTAATATCGATGCTCCATTCCCCTGTCTGGCTGTTAGACTTGAGTTTGATTTTCTTTAGATTCCCCACAGTCTGGATAATACCTAGAGAGCCATCTGTCACTGAATCTGACTGAGACACACCTGACAGGAATAAAAATCAAAGGACATTTGAGTATATCCTATTATAAACCATCATAGCATAGAGGTCTTCAACAGGTAGCCCAAAGAGCTACCTTGAAGTTAGGAGAGTTCTGGGAGTTACATGCTGGTCATACCTGTGGGGCTGTAGAGggtaaaaacaagagaagaaCCAGTGATATATACCGTCACACTGGACAGAGATGTATCTAATGGGAAAGAAAAGTTTCCTGCACTCCCTGCACTCCTGGCCACTTGAAGAACTGTGACCTTCAAGAAAAAACAGGGACCACTTATAACTTACGTTTCCCAAACAAAACAATCTATTGCAAAACATCTACAATATAATCAGCAATATACTGGTCtgtgtttcccgaaaccttcttaTCGCTTACCCGTTCTTAAGGTATACCTTAAGCTGTACCTTATCGTTAATATGTGTTTCCCGAAACGTTCTTAGTTAAGAAATGCCTACCTTCTGTAAGTCATACTTTCAAACAGTAGCGGTAAAGCTAAATCAGAAAGGTGCTGTCCGTGGAGCATTTTCGTACATTTAATCCGTGAAAAACTTGCTTCAATTTATCCTACAATTATAATTATAGAAAAGTTAACCTGCCATGGCAGCAAATTCAGCAGTTTTTGGATTTTGTTGGTCTTACTTTGTcaagacaaacacaaaatgtgtttttcctgctataactttttattatattctgtGTCTTTGCTTTCATTGAGTAAATAAAAAGCACTCTAGcaacatatattattattaaataaaattaggGGTTCCCAAACACGGGTGTAATCAAAGCTGTGCTATCTAATGGCACACcttttacaaaaagaaaatagaGATAAGCACACATTCActtcctttcttttttcttttcatgaaTTAATAAGTTTAATTGCAATATCAAAATAGTGGGGTTCTCAAGTcactggcactgttattttgggggtgaaaagtttgggaacccctaaGGTATAGCTTGGGAAACATGCTTAGAAAAGGTCTAGTAGTAAAGGTGGACCTTTAGAGTCTTTGTAGCGCGCTTAGAGACAACGTTATCGGGATACGCAGCCCTTAGAATATAAGATTGATAACATAATGCAAATGGCCATAAAATACATGTCTCATATTTACATACAATGGTAATGCTtgaaatacttttaatataGCAAGATTGTGAAAACATACCAGACCAGAGGCAAATGTATCTGTAATGGCTGTAGAGGCCTCAGACAGCGTTGTTTTTGTGACTTCTAAAGTTTGTCCACCAGAGACTTGAGTCAGGTCTTTGTACAACTGTATTTCTGACTGAGACATGGGCCTTGATGAAGAACTCTGAGAGTCGGAGACCTCCCTTTTCCTACGCGATGAGACGGAGCTTGTCAACAGGAATGTGACCTAGATAGGGTATGAGAAAAAGACGGACAGGTATATAAAAGAAACACCATTTTACATGCTGtaacataaagaaaataaatcttatgCAGGAACTCACTGTAGATGCAGTGCTTTCTATCATGGCTTCAACCGCGCTTTTTAATGCGGAGTCCTTTGCTGAAGCAtcagtgaaaacaaaaatgtctgaTGATGGGGGAGCTCTTGTTAATGCCACctggagaaaaataaataataatgcagaaaacaccttttaatattttacagtcGTGCTCTATTATTAACATCAAAGCGCCACCAGGTTGCTGTATGCACCAGGTTTTCTCccaaaacaaaatattcataaGATGATCATATGTTTAAACTAATGTTTCGTCCTTAGTTTAGGAGAGTGCCGAtttcatataataaaatgaacataataaATGTACGGTGCAGACACACACCAGCAGCCCTGACAAACACATTTCAGGGAAGTCTCCTCCACCAGATGATGAAAGAGAATTGATTTGCTGTTTGAAATTGTCAATATCCCCTGTCCTTGTCAGTCCAACATCTgtaaatatatgataaatatgatAAACATGTCACTATACAGAGCTGTACGTCTACATATCTTAGCCAGATTTATGCATCATATAAAGAACAACTGAAAGAGAGACTGCCAAAACTTAGTGAGCAAAACCACTTCAGACAAACCCGGTTTCTGCCAGCTAGGGTTTCTGAGGATGTGAGACTTATATTATTAGAAAACTAAGATTAAGCTTTTAACCACAATATGCCTACCTGCATCATTAAATGTAATTAGCATGTATTCTGTAGGTTCCACTGCTGTTCCTGTTCTGCTGTCTATAATATTGATGGACACTTTCTTGACTTCTGCAATTTCGTCAGACATACTGCCTGTTGTGTCAATCACAAAGACCAGCGCTGATATCTGAGTGAGACCCAGAAGTCTGAAGGGGATATAAGAGGGCAGAGGCAGAAGAAGAAACTTAGGTCAGAATGAACAGGGAAGGAGATCTTAAAGTTATAACAGAGATATTTAGTgagtttaaaaaacataataatatagCACATGAACACAGGCTGCTTTAATGGTACTTTTTGCTTTCATAAAGCAATAAACTGTAGCATACCGAAGAAAGGCTGTTTGGTTCACGGCCTGCCGTATGTCTTCTAGAAGTTCCATGGTAGCGTCGATGGCCATGTATGCAGCACGTGGGTGAAGGAAGCCGTGATCAGAGTCGACATCATCCTTATTAATACCTCCAGTGGGGTCTTTCAAGCTGGTCGCATCAAACCCACCATGGCTACATTTGCctgaaagatatttgtattaaaaacacGTATTGTTCATTTACACAAGACAAGGTCAATAAATGGTTTGAATGTCAAACAACTTAATAGTTCCAATGGTAATGCTTCCCTACCTGCAGGTTTTTTGGGGAATACAAGGCTGAAATATCCAGAAGTTAATATCTTGTTCTTCTGGATCTCTGGCAGAATGTTATCAGTGCAATCGTCGTTGACACAGCTTTTGCATGTTGCTGTTTTGGAGTCTAtagaaagacaaacatttcGTAAGTGTGGGCAAGTTATCAAAATTTAAAGTGGAAAATGTAATGGCTATTTTAACCCTATTCAGATgggatttgttttaaatgaggaAATTATTCAGAACCTCTCCTTCCGAATCAACAGTCTAAGTTGCTGTTTCATATTTAGTGTGATAAGCAGATGTTGTTTAAACCAAAATACTTGCTGCCGTATGCAGGCTTAAGGAATTAAAGTTATTTCAAGCTCTGTAGTAAAGAATATGAGTAGTTGACAAATACACCATTCATGTGTACTATGCTatgacacagtaaaaaaaaaagaatatatatttttttatattattaatattacagtttgttttcaatGTATTTGCTGTTACACAtaactgtcatggttccactatcatgtcatgttttattcttgtctcaagtggagccatggcattgcctgatggttttgtgtggggagagatgtttttgacaatgacggtcttccatactctccccgagtcgcgtgatcattcctaccctcctgtttcctagtttctgttaattaccttgcctataaagagtcctcatgtttctttgtctcgttgctcgtgcattgtttgatacttgctgttcctgtttgatgtttgctgttcctgtttgatgtttgatgtttgatgtttgatgtttgatgtttgatgtttgatgtttgatgtttgatgtttgatgtttgatgtttggtgtttgatgtttgatgtttgatgtttgatgtttgatgtttgatgtttgatgtttgctgtttgctgtttgctgttCCTGTTTGATGTTTGCTGTTCCTGTTTGATGTTTGCTGTTCCTGTTTGATGTTTGCTGTTCCTGTTTGAGGTTTGCTGTTCCTGTTTGAGGTTTGCTGTTCCTGTTTGAGGTTTGCTGTTCCTGTTTGAGGTTTGCTGTTCCTGTTTGAGGTTTGCTGTTCCTGTTTGAGGTTTGCTGTTCCTGTTTGAGGTTTGCTGTTCCTGTTTGAGGTTTGCTGTTCCTGTTTGAGGTTTGCTGTTCCTGTTTGAGGTTTGCTGTTCCTGTTTGAGGTTTGCTGTTCCTGTTTGAGGTTTGCTGTTCCTGTTTGAGGTTTGCTGTTCCTGTTTGAGGTTTGCTGT harbors:
- the vwa10.1 gene encoding von Willebrand factor A domain-containing protein 7, which codes for MISLVAVAVILLWGADFKPPKAVAFKIFPSDASLNHQEITETAIITKVAAVCRDMATAQGKDFTLPANSKLTVATVQKACSSSNSALLKATNFKLAIVQISLNNIAVDRKQFSNAHHFDNEAFREGRDLITQGIAKVKINLKEGDYMAARINLGTVTHSLQDFYSHSNWVELGYAGPYSDLIKPDIPLAKTADSKTATCKSCVNDDCTDNILPEIQKNKILTSGYFSLVFPKKPAGKCSHGGFDATSLKDPTGGINKDDVDSDHGFLHPRAAYMAIDATMELLEDIRQAVNQTAFLRLLGLTQISALVFVIDTTGSMSDEIAEVKKVSINIIDSRTGTAVEPTEYMLITFNDADVGLTRTGDIDNFKQQINSLSSSGGGDFPEMCLSGLLVALTRAPPSSDIFVFTDASAKDSALKSAVEAMIESTASTVTFLLTSSVSSRRKREVSDSQSSSSRPMSQSEIQLYKDLTQVSGGQTLEVTKTTLSEASTAITDTFASGLVTVLQVARSAGSAGNFSFPLDTSLSSVTVYITGSSLVFTLYSPTGVSQSDSVTDGSLGIIQTVGNLKKIKLKSNSQTGEWSIDINSTSSYTLRVIGQSSVNILSYFVEISQEGHSDSWGQIFTRPSIGQNATLFLSVTGGESVTVTDVLLVDASESNFVKGSVKSVGGTDYLVSLNRIPEGTFGLRLKGLLNNSSNRFQRQSSNHRKGSRITVKAPIQNTTTPGVPFSFNFTVSTNATAGNYTIRARTSNGFSVSVPSSLNVESGRSAQGTATLTVPSITKSGTDVTLTIEAEAPGSTDLNYATLRLTVSAARGRFSGLYSFSMCLSLFGLFLSLFM